ATAATCTGTTTCTGTGGTGAGTGCGACATAGCGTTTAAGTTGCTGTGCCGTGCCGTGCCGTGCTGTGCTGTGCTGAGCGTTGGCGTAGTTAAGGTCATGGCGTCTCAATAGTGAGGCGGAAACTATAAAGAGAGTGAAGCTTTCAAGGCGTTGTTTCGTTTGTGATGGGCTAATAAAAATAATGCGCTAAATAAGTGTGTTAAAAAAAAGCAGTATTTAATTGCCCGGATGAGCCACACTGGGTTTGCGCGAAAATAAAGCCCCTCCGGCCAGACTGATGCGCAATCTGGCGGGAAGGGCGGTAGAACTCGATATCACGTGCCCATTGGGAGCAAGCCTGCTCCCACAGAGGGGAACAGTGTTGCTTCAGGCCACGAATTGCTCCGCATAGTGGCAAGCCACCTGCCGATTATCCAATGGTCGCAACAGCGGCTCTTCGCTGCTGCATCGCTCGGTCGCATACGGGCAGCGCTTGTGGAATGCGCAGCCAGGTGGCGGGTTCAGCGGGTTGGGCAGTTCGCCAACGATCTTGATCTTCGGCTTGTTCGGGTCCGGGTGAATGGTCGGGGTGGCCGACAGCAGCGCCTGGGTGTAAGGGTGCAGCGGGCGGGCGTAGATGTCTTCCTTGGGGCCTACTTCCACCGGGCGGCCGAGGTACATCACCATCACATCGTCGGCAACGTGTTGCACCACCGCCAGGTTGTGGGAGATGAACACGTAGGCGGTGTTGAATTCCTGCTGCAAATCCATGAACAGGTTGAGCACCTGGGCCTGGATCGACACGTCCAGCGCCGAGGTCGGTTCGTCCGCCACCAACACTTTGGGTTGCAGCATCATCGCCCTGGCCAGTGCGATACGTTGGCGCTGACCACCGGAGAACATGTGCGGGTAGCGCTGATAATGCTCAGGGCGCAGGCCCACTTGCTTCATCATCGCCTGGACTTTTTCGCGGCGCTCGGCGGCGGACAGGTTGGTGTTGATCAGCAACGGCTCCGCCAGTTGATCACCGACTTTCTGGCGTGGGTTCAACGACGCATACGGGCTTTGGAACACCATCTGCACGTCTTTACGCAATTGCTTGCGCTGGGCCTTGTCGGCACCGGCCACTTCCTGGCCGGCGATTTTCAACGAGCCCGAAGACGGCTCTTCAATCAGCGTGAGGGCACGGGCCAGGGTGGATTTGCCGCAACCCGACTCGCCCACCACCGCGAGGGTCTTGCCGGCTTCCAGCTCAAAGGACACGCCATTGAGAGCACGCACGGTGGCGTGGCCCTTGAACAGGCCACGGGACACTTCATAGTGACGGGTGAGGTCGCGGGCGGTAAGTACGACGGCCATTACGCCACCTCCTGGTTCAGCGGGTAGAAGCAGCGGGCGAGGCTGTTGCTTTTCGGGTCAAGGCTTGGACGCTGGGCGCGGCAGGAGTCCTGCACATACGGGCAGCGCGGTGACAGCAAGCAGCCCTGCGGACGGTCATAGCGGCCGGGAACGATGCCCGGCAGCGTGGCCAGGCGCGTGGCGCCGAGGCTGTGCTCGGGAATCGCCTTGAGCAACGCTTCGCTGTACGGGTGCGCCGGGATGTCGAACAGTTGCGGCACCTGGCCGACTTCCACCGCTTGGCCTGCGTACATCACGCACACGCGCTGGGCAGTTTCAGCCACCACCGCGAGGTCGTGAGTGATCAGCACCAGGCCCATGTTCTGTTCTTTTTGCAGCGCCAGCAGCAGCTCCATGATCTGCGCCTGGATGGTCACGTCCAGCGCAGTGGTCGGCTCATCGGCGATCAGCAGTTTGGGCTCGCCGGCAATTGCCATGGCGATTGCAACACGCTGGCTCATACCGCCAGACAATTGGTGCGGGTAGGCGTCCATGCGGCTGGCGGCGCCTGGGATTTCGACTTTTTCCAGCAGCTCGATCGCACGCTTGCGCGCTTGCTTGCCGGACATTTTCAAATGCAGGCGCAGCACTTCTTCGATCTGGAAACCCACGGTGTAGCTGGGGTTCAGCGCGGTCATCGGGTCCTGGAACACCATCGCCAGGTCTTTGCCGACGATCTGGCGGCGCTGGCGGTTGCTCAGCTTGAGCATGTCCTTGCCGTCGAAGTTCAGCGCATCGGCGGTAACGATGCCGGGATGCTCGATCAGGCCCATCAGCGCCATCATGGTCACGGATTTACCCGAGCCCGACTCGCCAACGATCGCCAGTACTTCGCCTTTGTCGACGGAAATGTCTAGGCCATCGACCACCGGTACGGCGGTCTTGTCGCCGAAGCGGACGTTGAGATTCTTGATTTCTAACAGTGACATGGGAATCTCCTCAGGCGGCGTTCTTGAGTTTCGGGTCCAGCGCATCGCGCAGGCCGTCACCCATCAAGTTGATTGCCAGCACGCTGAGCAAAATGGTCAAGCCAGGCAGGCTCACGACCCACCAGGCGCGTTCGATGTAGTCACGGGCCGAAGCCAGCATGGTGCCCCACTCAGGGGTTGGCGGTTGTACGCCAAGGCCGAGGAAGCCCAGGGCCGCGGCATCGAGAATCGCCGAGGAAAAGCTCAAGGTCGCTTGTACGATCAGCGGTGCCATGCAGTTAGGCAGCACGGTGATGAACATCAGGCGTGGCAGGCCGGCACCCGCGAGGCGGGCGGCGGTCACGTAGTCGCGGTTCAGTTCGCCCATTACCGCCGCGCGGGTCAGACGCACGTAGGACGGCAACGACACGATAGCGATGGCGATCACGGTGTTGATCAGGCCAGGGCCGAGGATGGCGACAATCGCCACGGCCAGCAGCAGCGATGGCAGGGCCAGCATGATGTCCATCAAGCGCATGATGGTTGGGCCGAGCAAGCGCGGGAAGAACCCGGCGAAAAGGCCCAGCAGGATGCCTGGGATCAGCGACATCACTACTGATGACAAGCCGATCAGCAACGACAGGCGCGAACCCTGGATCAGGCGCGAGAGCAAGTCACGCCCCAGTTCGTCGGTGCCGAGCAGGAACTGCATCTGCCCGCCCTCCAGCCACGCCGGTGGGGTCAGCAGGAAGTCGCGGTATTGCTCGCTGGGGTTATGCGGGGCAACCCAGGGAGCGAAGATCGCGCAGAACACGATCAGCAACATGAACAGCAGGCCGGCAACCGCGCCTTTGTTCTTGGAGAAGGCTTGCCAGAATTCTTTATACGGGGACGGGTACAGCAGGCTCTGATCGACTGCTGACACTGGAGTAGAGGTAGTCATGGTCATGATCTCAGCGCTGGTGACGGATGCGTGGGTTGGCGAAGCCGTAGAGGATATCCACCACGAAGTTCACCAGGATCACCAGGCAGGCGATCAGCAGAATGCCGTTTTGCACCACCGGGTAGTCCCGCGCGCCAATGGCTTCGATCAGCCATTTGCCGATGCCGGGCCACGAGAAGATGGTTTCGGTCAGTACCGCACCGGCCAGCAGCGTGCCGACTTGCAGTCCGACCACGGTCAGTACCGGGATCAGCGCGTTACGCAGGCCGTGAACGAATACCACGCGCGCCGGCGACAGGCCCTTGGCCTTGGCGGTGCGGATGTAGTCCTCGCGCAGTACTTCAAGCATCGAGGAGCGGGTCATCCGTGCGATCACAGCCAGCGGGATGGTACCCAGCACGATAGCCGGCAGGATCAGGTGGTGCAGGGCGTCCCAGAACGCGTCCGGCTCGTCGGCCAGCAGGGTGTCGATGAGCATGAAACCGGTGCGCGGCTCGATGTCGTAGAGCAGGTCGATACGCCCGGAAACCGGGGTCCAGCCCAGGCTTACCGAGAAGAACATGATCAGGATCAGGCCCCACCAGAAGATCGGCATCGAATAGCCCGCCAGGGAGATGCCCATCACCCCATGGTCGAACAGGGATCCTCGTTTGAGTGCCGCGATCACCCCGGCCAACAGGCCCAGGATACCGGCGAACAACAGGGCGGCCATGGACAGTTCCAGGGTCGCGGGGAAGAGGGCGGTGAACTCGGTCCACACGCTGGTGCGGGTGCGCAGCGATTCGCCAAGGTCGCCCTGGGCGAGCTTGCCGACGTAATCCAGGTATTGCGCATACAGCGGCTTGTTAAGGCCAAGGCGCTCCATTGCCTGGGCGTGCATTTCGGGGTCAACCCGCCGCTCGCCCATCATGACTTCTACGGGGTCGCCTGGAATCATGCGAATCAACGCAAAAGTCAGCAACGTGATGCCGAAGAACGTGGGGATCAATAACCCCAATCGGCGGGCAATAAAACTAAACATCTTGGTGTGTACCTCAATCAGCCGGTTAGGCAGGTTCGGCACCGTCAATGTCGACGGTGCCGAGCGTTTTTCTTATTTACTTCACCTGGGTGGTGGCGAAGTTATTTGTACCCAGAGGGCTTTGGGTGAAGCCCTCTACGTTCTTGCGCAGGGCGGTGAACAGTTTCGGGTAAGCCATGGGAAGCCAGGGTTGGTCTTTCTCGAACACATCCTGTGCTTGTTCATAGAGCGCGGCCCGTTCGGCCGGTTCCGCGACTGCACGGGCTTTGTCGATCAAGTCCTGAAACTCTTTGTTACACCAGCGGGCGTAGTTTTCGCCGTTTTTGGCTGCATCGCAACTCAGGTTTGGCGTCAGGAAGTTATCCGGGTCGCCGTTATCACCGACCCAGCCCGCCGAAACCATGTCGTGCTCGCCGTTTTTGGCACGCTTGAGCATCTCGCCCCATTCCATGACCTTGATATTGATCTTCAAGCCAATCTGGGCCAGGTCTGCTTGCATACGCTGGGCGCCGAGCATCGGGTTGGGGTTGGTCGGGCCGCCGCCGTTACGGGTGAACAGGGTGAATTCGGTGCCTTCCGGCACGCCGGCTTCCTTGAGCAGGGCACGGGCCTTGTCCAGGTCGCGCGCTGGGTTTTTCAGCTTTTCACTGAAACCCAGCAATGTCGGTGGATAAGGGCCGGTGCCCACGACTGCATTGCCTTTGCCGAACAGCGCTTCGGTATAGCCGGTCTTGTCGAACGCGATATTGATTGCATGACGTACCCGCGCATCGCTCATGTATTTGCGGGTGGTGTTCAATGCGGTATAGCTGGTGGTCATCGCCGCCAGTTCATCGACTTTCAGGTTCGGGTCTTTCTTGATGCTTGGGATGTCGTCCGGCTTGGGGAACAATGCGATCTGACATTCGTTGGCCTTGAGCTTCTGCAGGCGCACGTTGTTATCGACGGTGATTGCCAGAATCAGCGGATCGACCGCCGGCTTGCCGCGGAAGTAGTCGGGGTTGGCCTTGAAGCGTGCCTGGGCGTCTTTCTGATAACGGGTGAAGATGAACGGGCCAGTGCCGATGGGCTTGGCATTGAGGTCTTCGGTCTTGCCGGATTTGAGCAACTGGTCGGCGTATTCCTTCGAATGGATTGAAGAGAATGCCATGCCCAGGTCAGCCAGGAACGGAGCTTCAGGACGGGTCAGGGTAAAGACGACGGTATGATCGTCGATCTTCTCTACGCTCTTGAGCAGTTCCTTGAACCCCATGCTTTCGAAGTACGGGTAGCCCACGAGGGACTTTTTATGCCAAGGGTGATTCGGGTCCAGCTGGCGCTGGAAGCTCCAAAGCACGTCGTCGGCGTTCAGGTTGCGCGTGGGTTTGAAATAGTCGGTGGTGTGGAACTTGATATCGTCACGCAGGTGGAAGGTGTAGGTCAGGCCATCGGCACTGATTTCCGGCAGGTCTTTAGCCAGCGCAGGGACCACCTCGGTAGTACCGGGCTTGAAGTCCACCAGACGGTTGAACATGGTTTCAGCGGCGGCATCGGCGGTCACGGCGGTGGTGTACAGGACCGGGTCGAAACCTTCCGGGCTGGCTTCGGTGCACACCACCAGCGGTTTGGCCGAAACGCCGATCGCCACGCTCAACAGCGCGGCAGCCATGGCGGCTTGTAGCGGGAGCATTTTCATTCAGAGCCCTCTGCAATCGATGGAACCAGAAAAGCGTAGACGGCGAGCTCGTCCTGAGCCCGCCGTCTGCCTGGCGCTAATTAAAGGATGTTGAATGGGATGGTGGTGACCAGACGGAACTCTTTGATGCTGCCGTCGGATTGGAACTCGCTGCCACGGTGTTCAACGTAGGTGGCACGAATCGCGGTGGCCTTGAGCGGGCCGCTCTGGACCGCGTAGGAAGCGCCGATACCGTATTCCTGGTGCTTCTCGCCGTCCTGGGACTGGATGCCGTCGTAGGCGAACTTGGCCCGACCACCGTTGCCGGTGTAGTGGGTGCCGTCGATATCCCAGCCGCGCGCCGAGTAGGCGTTGAACTTCAGGCCCGGCACGCCGTATTCGGCCATGTTGATGGCGTAGGCGATCTGGAAGGACTTCTCGTTCGGGCCGTTGAAGTCCGAGGTCAGGGAGTTGGCCAGGTAGATGCCGTTGGTCTCGTGCAGGTAGTCGAAGTACTCGTTACCGTTCACTTGCTGGTAAGCGAAGGTCAGGCTATGCGCCTGGTGAGTCAGGCCCAGGGAAAGGGAGAAGGTATCGTTGTCGATTTCCCCCATCTCTTTTTTGCCTTCATCGACGGTTTTGTAGTAGTTGAAACCGGTGGTCAGGCCCAACTGCTGCGCGTCGCCCAGCTCGTGGGTGGCGCCGAAGTAGTACTGGTTCCAGAAGTCTTTCACGTTGGCGGCGAAGAAGCTGGTTTTCAGGCTTTTGAGCGGCTGGTAGTTCGCGCCCAGGGTATAGACTTTATCGGTTTCCGCGCCATTGCCGTATTCGGTACGGAATTTCGACAGGCTCTGTTCGCTACGTGGCGAAACGCGGTCAAACACGCCGCCCTGGAACGACAGGTTGCTGAACTCTTCGCTGTTGAAGCTCACACCCTGGAAGCTAGAAGGCAAGGCACGGTTGCCGATGGTGTCGACGATGCCGCTGCTGAAGTTCTGGCGACCGGCGGTCAAGGTGGTGTTGGACACGCGGAACTGTACGTTGGCCAGGCCCAGTTTGCTCCACTGGTCTACGGCGTCACCATTGGAGTCCGCCAGGGTACGGTTGGAGCCGCCCTTGATATCACGCTTGCTGCGGTCCAGTACCAGAGCGTTGTAAACCGCCACTTCGGTCTTGACGCCGACAGTGCCCTGGGTGAAACCCGAGCTGGCGTTGAGGATGGTGCCCTGTACCCAGTTGGTACGGTTACGGTCGGTCAGGGTCTGGCCATGCTTCTGGTACGCGAAGGTGCCCCCACGGTATTTGCTTTCATGGGAGTACCAGTTACGTGTGGTGCCGCCAAGGCTGAAGTCTTCAACGAAGCCTTTAGCCTCGCTTTGGGCGCTGGTGCCGGCCAAGGTGGTAGGAACGAAGTCCTGGCTTTGCGTTTCAGCATAGGCGGTTGCCGTGATGCTGCTGATGGCCAAGGCCAGAAGCGCTTTGCTGCTCAGTTTCATGGGTGAAGCTCCTTTGGTTCTCTTTTTTAATGCCGGTCTTTTTAGGTGAACCGGCTATTGGGTGTGGAACTCGTTCAAGCCTGTGCAAACGTTTGGCGTAGGAATTTTCCCAACAAAAGCCTGCGCGTTTGCCGGGAAGCGAACTTCGCTCCCCGTAATCCGGTTATTTTCTTATGGGGTAATGCTGACGCCCGAGAACACGTTGCGGCCGAAGGGGCTCACCTTGAAACCTTCGACTTTGGCGCTTAACGGCTGGTTGACCGTCGAGTGGGCGACTGGCGTGATCGGCACCTGCTGCTTGAGCAGTTGCTGCGCCTGTTTGTATAGAACAGTCCTTTGTTCGCGGTCGGTCACGACCTTGGCTTGCTTGATCAGCTTGTCGTACGCCGGGTCACACCACATGGAGTAGTTGTTCCCGCCGATGGCGTCGCAGCTGTAGAGGGTGCCCAACCAGTTGTCCGGATCACCGTTGTCGCCAGTCCAGCCAATCAGGCTGACATCGTGCTCACCGTTCTTGGTGCGCTTGATGTACTCGCCCCATTCGTAGCTGACGATTTTGACTTTCAGGCCGATCTTGGCCCAATCGTTCTGCAGCATCTCGGCCATCAGTTTGGCGTTGGGGTTGTACGGGCGCTGCACCGGCATCGCCCACAGGGTGATCTCGGTGCCTTCCTTGACGCCGGCGGCCTTGAGCAGCTCCTTGGCTTTTTCCGGGTTGTAGGCGGCGTCCTTGATGCTGTCATCGTAAGACCACTGCGTCGGTGGCATACCGTTGACCGCCAGTTGCCCGGCGCCCTGGTACACAGCGTTGAGGATGCTCTGCTTGTTCACCGCCATGTCCAGCGCCTGGCGCACTTCAAGCTGGTCGAACGGCTTGTGGCGCACGTTGTAGGCGATGTAGCCGAGGTTGAAGCCAGGCTTGGTCAGCAGTTGCAGGTTCGGGTCGGCCTTCAGTGCGTCTACATCGGCGGGGCGCGGATGCAGGGTGACCTGGCATTCGCCGGCCTTGAGCTTCTGCACCCGTACCGAGGCGTCGGTGTTGATGGCGAAGATCAGTTGGTCAAGTTTGACCCGGCTCGGGTCCCAATACTGTTTGTTGCCCACGTAACGGATCTGCGAGTCTTTCTGGTAACGCTGGAACACAAATGGGCCAGTGCCGATCGGCTTCTGGTTGATGTCGCTGGGCTTGCCTTGCTTGAGCAACTGCTCGGCGTATTCGGCGGACAGGATCGCAGCGAAACTCATGGCGATGTTCTGCACGAACGCGGCGTCGACCGTGTTCAAGGTCATCACCACGGTATGCAGGTCGGTTTTTTCGACCTTGGCGATATTCTTGTTCAGGCTCATCCCGTTGAAGTACGGAAACTCGGTAGGGTAGGCCTTGCGGAACGGATGCTCGGGGTCAAGCATGCGGTTGAAGGTGAACAGCACGTCGTCGGCGTTGAAGTCGCGCGTCGGCTTGAACTCCTTGTTGCTGTGGAACTTCACCCCTTCACGCAGGTGGAAGGTGTAGGTCAGGCCATCTGGCGAAATATCCCATTTGGTCGCCAGCCCAGGTACTACGTCGGTCGCGCCTTTTTCGAATTCAACCAGGCGATTGTACAAAGGCTCTGCCGCATCGTTGTCGGTGGCCGTGGTGTATTGCGCAGTGTCAAACCCTGCCGGGCTGCCTTCGGAGCAGAACACCAGGCTCTTCTTTTCGGCGGCCTGGCCCATCGTGGCCACGGCCAGCAGGCTGGTGGCAAACATCGCGGATAGAACAGTGGTATGGCGCATGACGATCCCGATCCTTGTTTGTAGTTATCAACAGCGAACCATCCCGCTGGCCACAGCCAGGGAGACATCACTGATCCCACGCACAGCAAGTGCCATTTCCCAGAGTGATGCCTCTGCTGTCCTACGACGTTATGGGACGTGGACCTTGCAGTAAATGCGCCAATTCTGACTGGACTTGTAGGTAACGGAGACATAAGGCGCAGTTCGTTGCTGTAGGACGGCAACGCTTGCAAATGTGGTCTGTTTCCTACGGCCCTGGCGGATGGAATAACGGCGACGTTGTGAAACGTCGCCGTTATTGATCCTTACTTGCCGCTTACGCTAACGCCGTAGAAGGAGTTCAAGCCAAATGGGCTGATCTTGAAGTCCTGTACGGTATTACGCATGGGTTGATACACCGTCGAGTGCGCGATAGGTGTCATCGGGACTGCATCTTTGAGGATATGTTGCGCCTGCTTGTACAGCTCGGTGCGTTTGGCGACATCCGATGTGGCCTTGGCTTCTTTCACGATGCCGTCGAATTTCTTGTCACACCACTTGGAGAAGTTGTTGCCCGACAGCGAGTCGCAGCCGAACAGCACGTTCAGCCAGTTGTCCGGGTCACCATTGTCGCCGCTCCAGCCAATGATCATGGCCTGGTTCTCGCCGCCTTTGGAACGCTTGATGTACTCGCCCCATTCGTAGCTGGTGATCTTGACCTTCAGACCGATCTTGGACCAGTCGTTCTGCAGCATCTCGGCCATCAGCTTGGCGTTCGGGTTGTACGGACGCTGAACCGGCATGGCCCACAGGACGATTTCGGTACCTTCCTTGACGCCGGCTTCCTTGAGCAGCGCCTTGGCTTTTTCAGGGTCGTACTTGGCGTCCTTGATGCTGGTGTCGTAGGACCATTGGGTCGGCGGCATGGCGTTGACGGCCAACTGACCGGCGCCCTGGTACACGGAGTCAATGATCTGCTGCTTGTTCACCGCCATGTCCAGCGCCTGGCGTACGCGCAGGTCAGCCAGCGGGTTAGGCTGGTCGCTGCCCTTGACCTTGTCCATCACGTTGTAGGCCACATAGCCCAGGTTGAAACCGGCCTGGTGCGGCAGTTTCAGGTCTTTGTCTTCGCCCAGCGCCTTGAGGTCGGCCGGACGTGGGAACAGAGTGATCTGGCATTCGTTTTTCTTGAGCTTCTGGATACGCACCGACGGGTCGGTGGTGATAGCGAAGATCAGGTTGTCGATCTTCACGTCTTCAGGTTTCCAGTAGTCCTTGTTGCCGGTGTAACGAATGTTCGAGTCTTTCTGGTAGCTCTTGAACACGAACGGGCCAGTGCCGACCGGCTTCTGGTTGATGTCGGCGGGTTTGCCTTCCTTCAACAATTGCGCGGCATATTCAGCGGACTGGATCGACGCGAAGCTCATGGCCAGGTTCTGGATGAAAGCCGCGTCCACGGTGCCAAGGGTGAACTTGACGGTGTGGTCGTCGACTTTCTCGATGTTCTTGATGTTGGTGTCCATCCCCATGTCCGTGAAGTACGGGAACTCAGTGGGGTAGGCCTTACGGAACGGATCGTCTTTGTTGATCATCCGGTTGAAGGTGAACAGTACGTCGTCGGCCGAGAATTCACGAGTAGGCTTGAAGTACGGGGTGGTGTGGAACTTGACGCCTTCGCGCAGGTGGAAGGTATACGTCAGGCCGTCCGGGGACACGTCCCAGCTGGTGGCCAGGCCAGGAACGACAGCGGTGCCGCCACGCTCGAACTGGCTCAGACGGTTGAACATGGTTTCGGCCGAGGCATCGAAGTCTGTTCCGGTGGTGTACTGGCCTGGGTCGAAACCGGCCGGGCTCCCTTCGGAGCAGAACACCAGGTTAGTTGCCGCCAGGGCTACGGGGGCTGCGGCCATCAGGCCGGCGCTCACTAATAACGGAAGGACTGCGTGTTTAAGCATGTTGGCCTCATGATTTGTTGTCATTTTTGGTGGTGAGGGCGACCTCGTGAGTCGGCCTGCGGATACTTATGCAGGCGCCATACCCAATGCAAGATGCTGAACGGTTACGAGCGGCAAACAGTGGTACGAACGTACAGGAATGTCGCAATTATGAAAGTTTTGCCATAAAAGCGTCGATTTGATGGTTTTTTTCGGTGCAATGTGCGCACCAAAAAAGCCCAGCCGAGGCGTCTAGCGCACTCGGTTGGGGCGTCGATGTTACTTATCTAGACTCACACCGTAGAAGGGCGTCAGTCCAAACGGGCTGATCTTGAAGTCGCGCACTTCCTTGCGCAGGGGCTGGAAAACCGTCGAGTTTGCAATAGGCGTTATAGGTACCTGTTCCTTAAGGATTTTCTGCGCCTGTTGATACCACTTGATACGCTGCTCGCGATCATTGCTGACCTTAGCTTGCTGCACCAGCTTGTCGTAGGCCGGGTTACACCATTTGGCATAGTTGCTGCCCTTGACTGCGGCACAACTGTAGAGCACGCCGAGCCAGTTGTCCGGGTCGCCGTTGTCGCCGGTCCAGCCGTAAATCATTGCGTCGTGTTCGCCATTTTTAGCGCGTTTGATGTACTCGCCCCACTCATAGCTGACGATGTTGGCTTTAATGCCGACCTTGGCCCAATCCTGTTGGATCATTTGTGCGGACATCCGCGCATTGGGGTTGGAGGCGCGTTGTACGGTCATCGCCCACAGATTGATGGTGGTACCTGGTGCAACCCCTGCTTCTTTTAGTAGCAACCGGGCTTTGGTCGGATCGTAGGGGGCATCCTTGATGCCGGGGTCATAAGACCACTGCGCCGGCGGTAACGCGTTCTGCGCCAATTGTCCGGCGCTCTGGTATACGGCCTTGATGATTGCCGGCTTGTCGATCGCCATGTCCAGCGCCTGGCGCACCTTGAGTTGGTCCAGCGGCGGGTGAGTCACGTTGTAGGCCAGGAAGCCCAGATTGAAACCCGCTTGTTGCAGCACGCGCAGATTGGGATCTTGCTTCATCACGTCGATATCGGCAGGACGTGGGTAACCGCTGACCTGGCATTCACCGGCCTTTAGTTTTTGCAGGCGCGCGGCGGCGTCCGGGGTGATCGCAAATACCAGGTTATCGAGCTTTACGTCCTCGGGCTTCCAGTACTGTGTGTTGGCCACATACCGGATCTGCGCGTCTTTCTGGTAACGCTTGAACACAAACGGCCCGGTGCCGATGGGCTTCTGATTGATCTGCTCGGCCTTGCCTTCTTTCAACAGCTGGGCGGCATATTCGGCCGATTGCACCGAGGCGAAACTCATCGCCAGGTTCTGTACGAATGAAGCATCGACATTGTTCAGGTTGAAACGCACGGTGTGTTCGTCGAGTTTGTCGACGCTCTTGATCGTGGCGTTCAAGCCCATGTCAGTGAAGTAGGGCGATTCGGAGGGGTAGGCCTTGCGAAACGGGCTGTCGGCATCGAGCAAGCGATTGAAGGTGAACAACACATCATCGGCGTTGAAGTCACGGGTCGGGGTGAAGAAGTCGGTGGTGTGGAACTTGACGCCATCGCGCAGGTGGAAGGTATACGTCAGGCCGTCCTTGGATACATCCCAGCTCGTGGCCAGACCCGGTTCTACCTCGGTGCCACCGCGCTTGAATTGGGTCAGGCGGTTGAACACGGTTTCGGCGGACGCGTCAAAATCGGTGCCGCTGGTGTACTGGCTGGGATCGAAGCCGGCGGGGCTGGCTTCGGAGCAGTAGACCAGGGTGGTTGCGGCCTGGGCCATCGGCATAACAGCCAGTAGGCTTGCGGCGAGGAGCAGTGGCTTGACGGCGATTCTTTCCATGGAGACCCCTGAAATGGCAGGCAGACCAAAGCTGCCTAAACGAAAACGGCGGTCACCGAGGTTACCGCCGTTCCGGTTACTCAGGTAGGGACATCTGCATCAAAGGGTGCCCTTGATTACTGAGGGAGATCATCGGGGATCGACACTTCCAGGTGAGTTGGAGCGTAATCGTCAATCGTGTAAAGGGCGCCGGACACATCATTGTTCTCGCCAATAGTGAAGGTTCTGACGGTGGTTGCCTCTAAATCCGGAATCACTTTTGGAACGTGATCGCTGACATCGCTTACAAACCACGTGGTGACGACTTTGACTCGGGCTTCATTGCGTGTCGGGTCGTATTCAATAAAGTAAGAAGCATTGCTTGCTGTGACGCCGTAACCGTCTTTCATGCTTTGGAGCAACTCCCAATGGGCGGGAAATACTGATCCTTGATGGGCGACCTCGGAGATACGGGATCGCAGTTCTGCATCGGGAATTGCCTTTTCGAATTGTTTGAGACGGTTCAGTCTCGTAGCCTCTGGCGTTTTTCCAACGGCATCCAGGGGCAATTCGATATCGCCGCCTTTTGAGCTTTTGATGACCGTGTAGTTGTTACGATTCAGGTCGGTAAGAAAGTGCTCTGAATAATTGGTCTCGCTCAGAGGCGAAGGAGCCGCTCGCTCCGAGGGCAACATTTCGAACTTCTCCCTGGGGGCCTCCCAGCCAATATTCAGCTTTCTTTTAACAACGCCGTTTTCTTCATAGCCGCGGGTCGATACGGCGTAAGGTTTGGTCTCATCCACTTTCATGAATTGGTCGAATCTGTCGGCTCGCGCCACGGCCTGTTGATCGACGTCGGCGAACAGGTC
This genomic stretch from Pseudomonas synxantha BG33R harbors:
- a CDS encoding ABC transporter substrate-binding protein, which produces MFATSLLAVATMGQAAEKKSLVFCSEGSPAGFDTAQYTTATDNDAAEPLYNRLVEFEKGATDVVPGLATKWDISPDGLTYTFHLREGVKFHSNKEFKPTRDFNADDVLFTFNRMLDPEHPFRKAYPTEFPYFNGMSLNKNIAKVEKTDLHTVVMTLNTVDAAFVQNIAMSFAAILSAEYAEQLLKQGKPSDINQKPIGTGPFVFQRYQKDSQIRYVGNKQYWDPSRVKLDQLIFAINTDASVRVQKLKAGECQVTLHPRPADVDALKADPNLQLLTKPGFNLGYIAYNVRHKPFDQLEVRQALDMAVNKQSILNAVYQGAGQLAVNGMPPTQWSYDDSIKDAAYNPEKAKELLKAAGVKEGTEITLWAMPVQRPYNPNAKLMAEMLQNDWAKIGLKVKIVSYEWGEYIKRTKNGEHDVSLIGWTGDNGDPDNWLGTLYSCDAIGGNNYSMWCDPAYDKLIKQAKVVTDREQRTVLYKQAQQLLKQQVPITPVAHSTVNQPLSAKVEGFKVSPFGRNVFSGVSITP
- a CDS encoding ABC transporter substrate-binding protein, producing MERIAVKPLLLAASLLAVMPMAQAATTLVYCSEASPAGFDPSQYTSGTDFDASAETVFNRLTQFKRGGTEVEPGLATSWDVSKDGLTYTFHLRDGVKFHTTDFFTPTRDFNADDVLFTFNRLLDADSPFRKAYPSESPYFTDMGLNATIKSVDKLDEHTVRFNLNNVDASFVQNLAMSFASVQSAEYAAQLLKEGKAEQINQKPIGTGPFVFKRYQKDAQIRYVANTQYWKPEDVKLDNLVFAITPDAAARLQKLKAGECQVSGYPRPADIDVMKQDPNLRVLQQAGFNLGFLAYNVTHPPLDQLKVRQALDMAIDKPAIIKAVYQSAGQLAQNALPPAQWSYDPGIKDAPYDPTKARLLLKEAGVAPGTTINLWAMTVQRASNPNARMSAQMIQQDWAKVGIKANIVSYEWGEYIKRAKNGEHDAMIYGWTGDNGDPDNWLGVLYSCAAVKGSNYAKWCNPAYDKLVQQAKVSNDREQRIKWYQQAQKILKEQVPITPIANSTVFQPLRKEVRDFKISPFGLTPFYGVSLDK
- a CDS encoding OprD family outer membrane porin, translated to MKLSSKALLALAISSITATAYAETQSQDFVPTTLAGTSAQSEAKGFVEDFSLGGTTRNWYSHESKYRGGTFAYQKHGQTLTDRNRTNWVQGTILNASSGFTQGTVGVKTEVAVYNALVLDRSKRDIKGGSNRTLADSNGDAVDQWSKLGLANVQFRVSNTTLTAGRQNFSSGIVDTIGNRALPSSFQGVSFNSEEFSNLSFQGGVFDRVSPRSEQSLSKFRTEYGNGAETDKVYTLGANYQPLKSLKTSFFAANVKDFWNQYYFGATHELGDAQQLGLTTGFNYYKTVDEGKKEMGEIDNDTFSLSLGLTHQAHSLTFAYQQVNGNEYFDYLHETNGIYLANSLTSDFNGPNEKSFQIAYAINMAEYGVPGLKFNAYSARGWDIDGTHYTGNGGRAKFAYDGIQSQDGEKHQEYGIGASYAVQSGPLKATAIRATYVEHRGSEFQSDGSIKEFRLVTTIPFNIL
- a CDS encoding ABC transporter substrate-binding protein, giving the protein MLKHAVLPLLVSAGLMAAAPVALAATNLVFCSEGSPAGFDPGQYTTGTDFDASAETMFNRLSQFERGGTAVVPGLATSWDVSPDGLTYTFHLREGVKFHTTPYFKPTREFSADDVLFTFNRMINKDDPFRKAYPTEFPYFTDMGMDTNIKNIEKVDDHTVKFTLGTVDAAFIQNLAMSFASIQSAEYAAQLLKEGKPADINQKPVGTGPFVFKSYQKDSNIRYTGNKDYWKPEDVKIDNLIFAITTDPSVRIQKLKKNECQITLFPRPADLKALGEDKDLKLPHQAGFNLGYVAYNVMDKVKGSDQPNPLADLRVRQALDMAVNKQQIIDSVYQGAGQLAVNAMPPTQWSYDTSIKDAKYDPEKAKALLKEAGVKEGTEIVLWAMPVQRPYNPNAKLMAEMLQNDWSKIGLKVKITSYEWGEYIKRSKGGENQAMIIGWSGDNGDPDNWLNVLFGCDSLSGNNFSKWCDKKFDGIVKEAKATSDVAKRTELYKQAQHILKDAVPMTPIAHSTVYQPMRNTVQDFKISPFGLNSFYGVSVSGK